From Micromonospora auratinigra:
GGACCGGGACGGCAGGCCCGGAAACAGCAAGATCCCCACCTGCGTTTCCGCTGGTGGGGATCTCTGTAGCCCGGCGAAAGGCTATGTGGCCAGGGGCGGGGTCGAACCGCCGACCTTCCGATTTTCAGTCGGACGCTCGTACCAACTGAGCTACCTGGCCGTGGTGCTCGGCTCATGCTACCGCACGGGCCGATACGCAGAACGCCGCGCATGATAGGCGCGGCGTCAGCGCTTGCGGTCCTGACGGGACTTGAACCCGCGACCTCCGCCTTGACAGGGCGGCGAGCACTCCAACTGCTCCACAGGACCTAGCTGATGTTGCATCCGGCTGAGCCGGACCGTGCCCCCAACGGGATTCGAACCCGTGCTACCGCCTTGAAAGGGCGGCGTCCTGGGCCGCTAGACGATGAGGGCGGCCCCGCCATCATTGCACACTCGCAACTTCAAGCGGACTTGCTCCCATCCGGCCCCGCCGGAGGCATGAGAAGCATATGCCATGCCTGCTCGGACGACCAAACCGGTATGGCCACCGGCACATCGGCGGACAAAACAGCAGGTCAGAGCCGGTGTCACCGGAGCCGGGAGATCCCGTACCGGCGGCGGAGGTCCGGAATCAGCGTCCGGCAGGCGGCCATCGTCTGGCTCCGGTCGCCCCCGGCGTCGTGCATCAGCACCACGGAACCGGGGTGGACGGCCGACTCCACCCGCTTGACGATCGAGGCCGCCGGCGGCCGGTCCCAGTCCTGCGGGTCGACGCTCCAGTGCAGCGGGCGCATCCCGAGCTGACCGGCCACCGTCACCTCCTCCGCCGTCCACCGGCCCCCCGGCTGGCGGAACCAGGCGATCTTGGCGTTCGGTACGGCGGCCCGGATGGCCTGGTTGGTGCGGAGCAGGTCGGCCCGGATCTGGGCGACCGGTCGGCGGCCCAGGTTCAGGTCGTGCCGCCAGCTGTGGTTGCACAGCTGGTGACCCTCCCGGACGATCCGGGCCACCAGGTGCGGGTAGCGCCGGGCCTCCTGGCCGACCAGGCAGAAGGTGGCGGTCACGTGAGCCGCCTTGAGCTGGTCGAGGATCTGCGGGGTCCAGCGCGGGTTCGGCCCGTCGTCGAAGGTCAGCGCCACGCCCCGGTCGCCGCTGTGCCGGTGCAGCCCGGCGGGGAGTGTCTTCGGCAGCGGGCGCAGCTGCGGCTTCGGCGGCGTGGTGCGGCTCGGCCGGGGCTTCGGTGTGGGCTTCGGCGGGGCCGGCGTGGCCGAGACCACCGGGCCGGTGGCGGCCCGGGGCGGGGACTTGCCGGGTTCGCCGCAGCCGGCCAGGAACAGCGCCAGGCCGACGGCGAGCACCAGCACGGTGCGTGGACGCATCGTCGCTCCCGAAGGGGGTCGTCGGGTTATGCGGACTTTCCGACGGTAGTGGACGAAGCGCCGATCCGGCAGGCCCGGTCAGCCCGAAGTGGACTGGTCCAGCGAGTCGCGTACGGCCAGGGCCAGCGAGATCGTCTCGGCCAGGTCGACCGGACGGACCACGCCGGCGGGCAGCGTGTCGGCGCGCCAACCCGGCCCGGCGGCGAGCACCAGCAGTGGGCGACGGGGGGCGGCCAGCAGCGCGGAGAGCTGGTGCGGGTCGGCGGTGGCCCGGGTGTGCGACCAGAGCACGACGGCCGCCGGCCCGATCCGGGTGACCGCCTCGACGAGGGCCTCCACCGGCACCCGCGCGCCCAGCATCCGGTAGCTCACGCCGGCCTCGGCGAGCGCCGCCGCGAGCGCCTCCAGGGGCAGGCTGTGCTGCTCCTCGTCGGCGCAGGAGAGCAGGATGCGGGCCGGCCCGGTGATCGGGTGGGCCCGGACCACCGCGGCGAACGCCTCGGAGACGCACCGGGACATCAGGTGTTCCACCTCGATCAGGCCGGCGGTCACCGCGTGCCGCTCGCCGATGCCCGCGAGCACCGGCCGGAGCAGCCCGTCCCAGGTGACGACCACGCCGTCGGTGGCCAGGGCGTGCGCGATGGTCTCGCCGATGGCCGCCGAGTCCAGCCGCATGGCGGCCCGGGCCAGCCCACGGGCGACCGGACCGGCCCGGCCGACCGGGATGGTCCCGCCGCCACCGTCGCGTACGCCGCCACCCGCGCGTAGCCGGGTGCCGAGGTCGGCGGGGACGGCGCCCGGGGCCTGCCGGGCCCAGCGGGCCGCCTCGGCCGGGGTCACTCCCTCCGCGGTGAGCCGCCGCATGATCTCCAGGCGGGCGAGATCGGCCGGCGTGTAGCGCCGGTGGTGTCCGGGTACGTGCTCGCTGGGGCCGAGCCCGTACCGCTGGTGCCAGGTGCGGAGCGTGGTGACCGCCACCCCCAGTCGACGGGCGACGGCTCCCGCGCTCAGCGCCTCATCGGCCACCCGACCGCTCCGGTGCCTCGTCGACGGGCACGCCGGACGCCCCGGCGCGGGACGCCCCGGCGGCCGGATCGGCCGGCCGGAGCAGTCGGTTGAGCACGCCGCCCAGCCACGGCGCGTACGAGCGGGGGTCGACGTCGAGGTCGGCCTCGATCTCGCCCGGCTCGGCCCAGCGCAGGGTGGCCACCTCGTCCGGGTCGGGCAGGGTGGTCAGCTCGGCGGGCACGTCGGCGCGGAGCACGTGGTCGTACTCGAACTCGACCCGGCCGGTGGCCGGATCCTCGGCGTAGTAGACGTACACCCCGACCTCGGTGAGCTCGACCGGGCCGACGCCGAGTTCCTCGGCGAGCCGGCGGTTGGCGGCCTCGGTCAGCGACTGGCCGGGCAGCGGGTGGCCGCAGCACGAGTTCGCCCAGCGCAGCGGGAAGCGGGTCTTCACGGCGGCGCGCTGCTGGAGCAGCACCCGCCCGTCCGGGTCGACCAGCAGCACCGAGAAGGCCCGGTGCAGCCGGCCGGGCGGCTGGTGGGCGGCGGCCACGGTCGCCTCGCCGAGCACGTGCCCGGTGTCGTCGACCAGTTCGACCAGGTGCCCCTCCCGGGAGGTCACGACCGGCTCCCGGTGATCCGCGAGGCGGCGAGCTTGCCGCTGATCAGCACCATCGGCACGCCCACCCCGGGCTGGGTGCCGGAGCCGACGAAGACCACGTTGCCGAGGGTGCGGTGCAGGTTGGCCGGGCGGAACGGGCCGGTCTGGAAGAGGCTGTGCGCCGAGGCGAACGGGGTGCCGGCGGCCATGCCCTGCTCCGCCCACTCCGCCGGGGTGACCGCGCGCAGCACCTCGACGCCGGCGCCGAAGCCGACGTACCCGCGCTCCTCCAGGGTGCCGATGAGCTGGTCGGCGTAGCGGTCGGTCAGGTCGCCGCGCCAGTCGAACGGGGCCCGGTCGAGGTTCGGCACCGGGGCCAGTACGTAGTAGGTGTGCTTCCCGGCCGGGGCGACCGAGGGGTCGGTCCGGCTCGGGTTCGTCACCAGCAGCGACGGGTCGGTCATCAGCTCGCCTCGCCGGATCACCTCGTCGAACGTGCCCTTCCAGGATCGTCCGAAGTGGATGTTGTGGTGGGCGATCTTCTCATAGCCCTGCGTCGACCCGACGTGCAGCACCACGCAGGAGGGCGAGTAGGTGAGCCGGCGCTGGCGGCTCTCCGGCAGCAGGTCGCGGTAGGCGACCGGCAGGTCCGGGTTGAGCACCACGACGTCCGCCGGGACGAAGTCGCCGTCCTCGGTCACCACCCCGGTGGCCCGGCCGTGGGCGGTCTCCACCCGGCTGACCGTGGTCCCGTAGCGGAACTGCACGCCGTGCTTCTCGGCGGCGCCGGCCATCGCGCGGGAGACCGCGTGGATGCCGCCGCGCGGGAAGGACACCCCGGCCACCGAGTCGAGGTACGCGATGACCGCGTAGATGGCCAGCGCGTCGTGCGGCGCGAGGCCCGCGTACATCGCCTGGAAGGAGAAGATCCGCTGGGTACGCGGGTCCCGGAAGAACTGCTCGATCTTGGTCTGGAGCCGCCGGAACGCCCCGCTGGCCATCAGCTTGAGCAGGTTGCCGGTGAGCAGGTCGGTGGGGGCGTCCAGGTTGCGGTCGATGAAGTCGGCCCGCTCCCACTGCCACAGCTTGCGGGCGTAGTCGACGAAGCGCAGGTAGCCGTCGGCCTCGCGGGGCCCGCAGACCCGGGCGATCTCGGCGGCCATCCGGGTGGTGTCGGTGATGACGTCCAGCGTCGACCCGTCCGGGTAGTACGCCCGGTACGCCGGGTCGAGCGGGGTCAGGTCGAGCCAGTCGGTCAGCTCCTCGCCGACCGCGCCCAGCGCCTCGGCGATCAGGTCCGGCATGGTCAGCACGGTCGGGCCGGTGTCGAACTCGTACCCGTCGACGCTGAGCCGCCCGGCACGACCGCCCGGCACCGCCTCCCGCTCCAGGACGGTCACCTGCCGGCCGCTCCCGGCCAGGTGCAGCGCACAGGCCAGCCCACCCAGGCCGGCACCGACGACCACCACCCGGTCCGTACGTCCGTTCACGGTGCGCACGTGACCACCTCCCTCACAAAGTTGCCCATCATGCCCGCCGCGTGGTCGCGGCGGTGGCGAGACCGGTCAGCGCGGAGCGCGCGGTCCCGTCGATCGACGCGGTGTCGAGCGCGGCCAGTGCCTCGCCGACCCGGTCGGAGATCATGCGTTCGACCCGGGCGACCGCCCCGGTGTCCCGGACCACCTCGGCCAGCCGGGCCACCTCGCGGGTGGCGGTGACCGTGCCGGCCCGGTCGAGCGCCCGGCGCTGGGCCGGCGTGGCGAGCTGCCGGGCCAGCATGAGCAGCGCGGTCGGCTTGCCGGTACGCAGGTCGTCGCCGGCCGGCTTGCCGGTGGTGTCCGGGTCCCCGTACACCCCGAGCAGGTCGTCGCGGAGCTGGAACGCCTCGCCGACGGCCAGCCCGTAGCGGGTGTACGCGGCGATCAGCGGCGACTCGGCGTCGGCACCGGCCAGGCAGGCGCCGAAGAGCAGCGGCCGCTGGACGGTGTAGCTGGCGGTCTTGTAGCGGGCCACCCGCAGGGCCCGGTCCACCGACCAGTTCGCCGCGTCGTTCTCGCCGAGCACGTCGAGGAACTGGCCGGCGACCGTCTCCACCCGCATCTGGTCGTAGCAGCGCCGGACGTCGAGCAGCCGGGTCGGCGGCACGGTGGCGTGCGCCAGCAGCCGGTCCGCCCAGACCATGCAGAGGTCACCGATGAGCACGGCGACCGCCTCGCCGTACCGGTCGGGGTCGCCGGCGTGCCCGGCGGCGCGGTGCCGGGCGGCGGCCGCCCGGTGCGCGGTGGGCAGGCCGCGCCGCGTGTCGGAGGCGTCCATCACGTCGTCGTGCACCAGCGCGAAGGTGTGCAGCAGCTCCAGCGCGGCGAGCGCCGGCAGCACCGAGGGCAGCGGCTCGTCGCCACCGACGACCCCGCGCCAGCCCCAGTACGCGAACGTCGGGCGGACCCGCTTCCCGCCGGCCAGCACGCAGTCGCGCGCCGTGGCGGCGAAACCACCCATCGCTGCGTCGATCTCGGTGAGCGAGTCGACCTCGGCGGCCAGGAACGCCGCCAGTGTCTCGTCCACCCCCTTGATCAGGTCTTTCGTGAACGCGGCCAGTACGCCGCGGACCGGATCGTCCGTCGCTTCCGGCTGTGCCGGCGCGACGCGGAGCGCATTACCCGCAACTGCGTCGTTGGCCATGTGGGGGAGCGTACCCTAGGGTTACGAGTTGCGTCGATTGCTGCGTCGAATTCTGAGGAGGGCCGGTGGACACCGATCTCACCGCGGCCTATGCCCGTTGCCAGGAGCTGCACAAACGTCACGGGCGCACCTACTATCTCGCCACCCGGCTGCTGCCCGCTTGGAAACGGCGGCATGTGCACGCCTTGTACGGATTCACGCGCTACGCCGACGAGATCGTCGACCGCACCGAGGACCTGCCGCCGGCCCAGCGGGCCGCCCGGCTGGAGGACTGGTCCGGCCGGTTCGTCGCCGGCCTGCACGGCGAGCAGGTCGACGACCCGCTGCTCCCCGCGGTGCTGCACACCATCGCCGTCTTCGACCTCGACCGCGGCGACTTTGCGTCGTTTCTGCGCAGCATGTCGATGGACCTGACGGTCATGTCGTACCCCACCTACGACGACCTGCTCGACTACATGGAGGGCTCGGCCGCGGTCATCGGCACCATGATGCTGCCGATCCTGGGCAGCACCGACCCGGCCGCCGCCCGTGAGCCGGCCCGCCAGCTCGGCTTCGCCTTCCAGCTCACCAACTTCATCCGGGACGTCGCCGAGGACCTGGACCGGGGTCGCACCTACCTGCCCGACGAGGACCTGGCCAGGTTCGACGTGACCCGCGAGGACCTGCTCGCGGCGAAGGCCGCCGGCCGCACCACCGAGAAGATCCGGGCCCTGATCGAGTACGAGGTGACCCGCGCCCAGGCCCACTACCTGGCCGCCGCGCCCGGCATCCCGCTGCTCAGCCCCGCCTCGCAGGCCTGCATGCGCACCGCGTACGCGCTCTACGGCGGGATCCTCGACGAGGTGGCCGCCCAGGACTACGACGTCTTCGTCCGGCGGGCCCTGGTGCCGCAGCGCCGACGGATGGCGGTGGCCGCGCGGTCGCTGCTCACACCGACCGGCACGCCGGTGGTGGTGCCCGGTCCGGCGCTCCAGCCGGCCCTGGCGGCATGAGCGAACGCACCGCGGTCGTCCTGTTCACCCGTGACCTCCGGGTGCACGACCAGCCGGCGCTGGCGGCGGCCTGCTCGGCGTTCGACCGGGTGGTCCCGCTCTACGTGCTCGACCCGGCGCTGGCCGGGCTGTCGGCGAACCGCAGCCGCTTCCTGCACCAGAGCCTCGCCGAGCTGCGCGAGGCGCTGCGGCGGCGCGGCGGCGACCTGGTGGTCCGGCGGGGCGACCCGGTGGCCGAGACGATCAAGCTGGCCCGGAAGGTCGGCGCCGAGGGGATCGGCCTCTCCGCCGACGTCAGCCGCTACGCCCGCCGCCGGGAGCGCCGGCTGCGCGAGGAGGCCGAGCGGCACCGGATGTTCCTGCGGCTCTTCCCCGGCGTCACGATCGTCGAGCCGGGCAGCGTGAAGCCCACCGGCGGCGACCACTACAAGGTGTTCAGCCCCTACCACCGGGTCTGGCAGGGCGCGGGACGACGGGAGGAGCTCGCCGCCCCGCGCCGGGTACGGCTGCCCGACGGCGTCGACCCGGGCCGGCTGCCCGCGCCACCGAAGGGCGACTCCCCGGACGCCGCGCCGGGCGGGGAGAGCGTCGCGCAGCGCCGGCTGAAGCAGTGGCTGCCCACCCTCGGCCGGTACGACGACATCCACGACGACATGGCCGGCGACCTGACCTCGCGGCTCAGCCCGTACCTGCGCTTCGGCTGCCTCTCCCCGCTCGCGGTGGCCAACCGGGCCGACGACTGGACCGGCCCGTTCGTCCGGCAGCTCTGCTGGCGGGACTTCTACTACCAGGTGACCGCCGCGTTCCCGCAGCTCTCGTCGGTGGCCTACCGGCGCGGGGCGACCGAGGAGTGGCGGTACGACCCGCAGGCCCTCGACGCCTGGACCGAGGGGCGGACCGGGATGCCGATCGTGGACGCCGGCATGCGCCAGCTCCGGGCCGAGGGCTGGATGCACAACCGGGCCCGGCTGATCACCGCCGGCTACCTGACCAAGCACCTCGGACTGGACTGGCGGCCCGGCGTGCGGGTGTTCTCCCGCTGGCTGCTCGACGGCGACGTGGCCAACAACTCCGGCAACTGGCAGTGGGTCGCCGGCACCGGCAACGACTCCCGCCCGTACCGGGGCTTCAACCCGGTCCGCCAGGCCGAGCGGTACGACCCCGACGGGGCGTACGTGCGGCGTTGGGTGCCCGAGCTGGCGTCGATCGGGGGCAAGGCGATCCACCAGCCCTGGCGGCTGCCCGACGAGGCGCGCCGCCGGCTGGACTACCCGCCACCGCTGGAGGTGCCCGGCACCGACCCGACCTGGCTGCGCTGACCGGCAGCGGCTCAGAGGCAGGAGTGCAGGGCCTCGACCAGGTCGTCGACCCGGTCGTGGCCGGCCAGTCGGGCGGTCGTGTACGCGAAGGTGTAGCCGCGCGCCGGGTCGGCCCAGGCGCTGCTGCCGCCGATCCCGCCCATGCCCCAGCTGCCGTCCGGCTCCCAGCCCATGCCCAACGTCCAGTACGCGTGCCGGTCCAGCACCAGGTCCGGGCCGTCGTACTGGACCCGGGTCGCCTCGGCGACCAGGTCCGGGCCGAACAGGCGTACCCCGTCCAGGGTGCCGCCGGCGAGCAGGCCGGCGTAGAGGCGGGCCAGCGCGGGCGCGGTGGCGTGCAGGTTCACCGCCGGCACCTCCGCCGCCCGCCATCGGGGCCCGTTCAGCACCGCCACGTCCCGGCCGCCCGCCGGATTGTCCAGCGCGCGGGCCCGCAACGACCCCGGCTCGCCGCGCGTCACGTCCGGCCACCCCGGATCGGCGTACGACAGGTCGGCGCAGCGGCGCTGGTCGGCCGGGCCCAGCCCGAAGGCGAGGTCGAGCCGCCACGGGCCGGCGATCTCCTCGGCCAGGAACCGCCCCACCGACCGCCCGTCCACCCGGCGGACCAGCTCGCCGACCAGGTGCCCGTACGTCCAGGCGTGCTCGCCCGCGACGGACCCCGGCGGCCACTCGGGTTCGGCGGCGGCCAGGTCGGCGCAGAGCAGCGCCCAGTCGGCGACCGCCTCGGCGGGCCGGGGCACCGGGAACGCCGGCAGCCCGGCGGTGTGGTCGAGCACCTGCCGCACGGTGGCCGGGGTGCGGAACTCCGGCCAGTACGCCGACACGGGCGCGTCCAGGTCGACCCGTCCCCGGTCGACCAGCAGCAGCAGGCAGAGCGCCACCACCGGCTTGCCCACCGAGTAGACGTTCACCAGGGTGTCCGGCCGCCACGGCCGGTCCGCGCCGACCGCCGGGACCACCGCGTCGGGCGGGACGGCCGCCCGGGTCCCGCCGACCAGCTCCACCACCGGCGTCCCGTCGTACCGGACGGTCAGCGCCGCGCCGGTCTCCCGGCCGGTGGCGAAGAGGTCGTGGAAGCAGTCCCGGACCGGGGCGAAGCGTGCCTGCATCCGGCCACCCTAGAGCCCCGAGAGGTTACGGCCGGGAGAATTCCGGGGTGGAGCGGTCGCGGGGCCGGTGCCGGTGCGGAATGCTGGCGGGATGGCGGATCCGGAACTGGTGGACGTGGTCGTCGTCGGGCTCGGCGTGGGCGGCGAGGAGGTGGCCGGGCGGCTCGCCGAGGCCGGCCTCACCGTGGTCGGCATCGAGCGGGACCTGACCGGTGGCGAGTGCCCCTACTGGGGCTGCATCCCCAGCAAGATGATGATCCGGGCGGCGAACAGCCTGGCCGAGGCGCGCCGGGTCAACGAGCTGGCCGGCTCCGCCGAGGTACGCCCCGACTGGGCGCCGGTGGCCCGGCGGATCCGCGAGGAGGCCACCGACACCTGGGACGACACGGTGGCGGTGGACCGGTTCACCGGCAAGGGTGGCCGGTTCGTGCGGGGCAGCGGCCGGCTCGACGGCCCCGGCCGGGTACGCGTCGGCGACCAGGTGTTCCAGGCCCGCTACGGGATCGTGCTGGGCACCGGCACCCGCCCGTCGGTGCCGCCGATCGACGGGCTCGCCGACACCCCGTACTGGACCAACCACCAGGCGATCGAGGCGGAGCAGCTGCCGGAGTCGCTGCTGGTGCTCGGTGGCGGCGCGATCGGGCTGGAGCTGGCGCAGGTCTTCGCCCGGTTCGGCGTACGGGTCACCGTGGTGGAGGCCGCCGACCGGGTGCTCGCCGTCGAGGAGCCCGAGGCCTCCGAGGTCGCGGCGCAGGCGTTGCGCGCCGACGGGGTGACCATCGAGACCGGGGTGAAGGCCGAACGGGTCGACCACGACGGCGGCACCTTCACCCTGCACGCGGGCGACCGGACGTTCCGCGCCGACCAGTTGCTGGTGGTGACCGGCCGCCGGGCGCACCTGGAGGAGCTGGGCCTGGACACCGTCCAGGTGGACGCGCAGCAGCGCTACCTGCCGGTCGACGAGCGGATGCACGTCACCGACGGGATCTGGGCCGTCGGCGACCTGACCGGCGAGGGGGCGTTCACCCACATCGCCATGTACCAGGCGGCGATCGTCGTCGCCGACCTGCTCGACCACATGCGCCGGACCAGGGGCGGACCGGACGCCAGCGGCACCGCCAGCGTGGTCGGCGGCGCGGCCGGGGTGGTCAGCGCGGTCGGCGGGGCGATGAGCGCCGGCGGCTCCACCGTCGCGCCGGGCAGCGTGCCGGTCGCCGACTACCGGGCGCTGCCCCGGGTCACCTTCACCGACCCCGAGGTGGGCGCGGTCGGCCTCACCGAGCAGCAGGCCCGCGACCGGGGCATCAACGTCCAGGTCGGCTACACGGACCTCACCACGTCGTCGCGCGGCTGGATCCACAAGACCGGCAACGCCGGCTTCGTCAAGCTGGTCGCCGACGCCGACCAGGGCGTGCTGGTCGGGGCCACCTCGGTCGGGCCGGCCGGCGGCGAGGTGCTCTCCGGGCTGGTCGTGGCCGTGCACGCGGCCGTGCCGATCAGCCAGCTCCGGCACATGATCTACGCGTACCCGACCTTCCACCGGGCGATCGAGGACGCGCTGCGCAACCTGAAGTGACCGGCGCTCCGGCCCGGACAACCTTTTCCCCGGTCGCCGCGTGGTAGGGGCGTGACCGACCGAGAAACGCGACTGTCGACCTCCGACGCGGCCTACGTGGCCTTCGTCGAGGAAGCCTGGCGCCGACACCTCCGGCTGGCGATGCTGCTGGCCGGGGACCGGTGGCGGGCCGAGGAGCTGCTCCAGGACAGCCTGGTCCGGATCTACGAGCGCTGGCGCAGGCTGGCCCGCAGCGACGACCTGCACGCGTACCTGCGCCGGGCCCTGGTGAACAACCAGACCTCGTTCTGGCGGCGCCGCCGCCGGGAGAGTCTCGTCGCCGAGGTGCCCGACCGGGCCGGCCCCGACGGCACCCCGGACCACGACGCGCTGGTGCTGCGTCGCGCCCTGCTGGCGCTGCCGCCGAGACAGCGCGCGGTGGTGGTGCTGCGCCACTACGAGGACCTGCCGGAGCGGGAGGTGGCCCGGGTGCTGGGCTGCAGCCTCGGCACGGTCAAGAGCCAGCACGCCCGGGCCCTGAGCAAACTCCGCCATCTCCTCCAGCAACCCTCCTACCCGGGAATCAGGTGATCTCGCATGACCAACCTGGATGAGCGCCTCACCGACCGCCTGCACGCCCTCGTCGACGGCGAGCCGGACTCCGCCGCACCGACCGACCTGCTGCTGGACCGGGGCCGCCGGGCCCGCCGCCGCCGGACCGGCACCCTCGCCGGTGGCACGCTCGCGCTGCTCACGCTCGGCGCGGTCGGCGCCGGCACGCTGGTGCCCGGCCCGGCCCCGGACCGCCCGGGGGCCACCGCCGGAGCCGCCACCCCGGCGACCGTCGCCGGATCGTCCGCACCGGCCGCCGACGCCCCCCGGATGGAGCTGGCCGCGGCCGTCGCCGCCACCGAGAGCACCAGCTACCGGATCACGGTGCGGCGGGTCTTCCCGGACGGGCCGCAGCTCACGACGGGAGCCTTCGACCCCGCCGCCCGTAACGGCTACCTGCACACCTCGTACGGGAGGGCGGGCTTCCGGGAGGAACGGCTGATCGACGGGATGTACTTCGTGGGTGAGGCCGGCGTGGACCGGAAGGTGCACTGGGAGCAGCAGGGCAAGCGGACGTTCCTGCCGTTCGACGTGGCGATGGGCGGCGCGCTGAGCGCCTCCGCCGAGCAGGACGGGCTGCTGCGGGTGCTGACCAGGAGCGGCGGGACGGTCACCCGGACCGGGAACCGGACGTACCACTTCAGCGTCGAGCCCAGCGGGAAGGACACCGGCTTCGACGCCGCCCTGGAGAGCGAGACCGTGGTGGGTGACGTGACGCTCGACGCCCAGCACCGGATCGCCGCGCTGGACTACGAGCTGACCCTGGTCTGGAACAAGAACGGCAAGGTCAGCCCGCCGTCCCGGCTGCGGGTGACCACGACATTCTCCGACTACGGCACTCCGGTGCGGGTGCAGCGGCCCACGGAGGCGACGGTGGTCAGGTAGGCGGAACCGAGGAACCCGGCACGACGTCGTCCTCCGGGACGGCGCCGTGCCGGCCCGCGCCCGCGGCGAACCGGGCGGCGCCCGGCCCGCCGTCGACCACCAGGGACTCCACGCCGAAGGCCAGCTCGGTGGCCATCGCCTCCGGCTCGGGAAGGCCGGCGCCGGTCAGCAGCGCCGCCCGGTCGTTGCGCAGGCAGGTCTGCGGGTGCCGGGCGATCCCGGCCGCCAGCTCCTCGGCCGCCGCCCGGGCCTCACCCGGCGCGACCAGCCGGTTCACCAGACCCATCGCGTACGCCTCGGCGGCCGGGACCGGCCGGCCGGTGAGGATCAGGTCCAGCGCCCGGCTCTCCCCGATCAGCCGGGGCAGCCGTACCGTCCCGCCGTCGATCAGCGGTACGCCCCACCGCCGGCAGAACACGCCCAGGGTGGCGTCCGACTCGGCGACCCGCAGGTCGCACCAGAGCGCCAGTTCCAGGCCGCCGGCCACCGCGTACCCGGAGATCGCGGCGATCACCGGTTTGGACAGTCGCATCCGGGTCGGTCCCATCGGGCCGTCCCCCTCCGGCTCGACCCGGTTGCCGCGCGGCGTACCGATGGCCTTCAGGTCGGCGCCCGAGCAGAACGTGCCGCCCGCGCCCCAGAGCACCGCGACCGCCGCCGTCGGGTCCGCCTCGAAGGCGCGGAACGCGTCCGCGAGGGCCCGCGCGGTCGGGCCGTCGACGGCGTTGCGGGCCTCGGGCCGGTCCAGGATCACCGTGGTCACCGGTCCGGCGTGCGCGACGCGTACCCCCATCGGGCCAGTATGCCCAAGCGCGCGGGAGCGCCGGGGACCGAGCGGGCGCCCGCCGTCCGACGGCGGGCGCCCGTCCCCGGTCAGGGGAGATCGGCCGGCGTGCCGGCGGCGACGTGCAGGACCGCGTCGGCTCCGTCCAGGGTGGCCCGGTCGAGCGGGAAGTAGCCCTGCTCCCCGGTGGGGTCGGTACGGGTGCCGGCCGGCGCGACCTCGGCGGCCGGCAGCAGCTCCCAGCCGGTGACCCGGTCCTGGAGGGCGTGCTCGTAGCTGCCCGGCTCGGGCTGCCGG
This genomic window contains:
- a CDS encoding SigE family RNA polymerase sigma factor, which gives rise to MTDRETRLSTSDAAYVAFVEEAWRRHLRLAMLLAGDRWRAEELLQDSLVRIYERWRRLARSDDLHAYLRRALVNNQTSFWRRRRRESLVAEVPDRAGPDGTPDHDALVLRRALLALPPRQRAVVVLRHYEDLPEREVARVLGCSLGTVKSQHARALSKLRHLLQQPSYPGIR
- a CDS encoding dihydrolipoyl dehydrogenase family protein; protein product: MADPELVDVVVVGLGVGGEEVAGRLAEAGLTVVGIERDLTGGECPYWGCIPSKMMIRAANSLAEARRVNELAGSAEVRPDWAPVARRIREEATDTWDDTVAVDRFTGKGGRFVRGSGRLDGPGRVRVGDQVFQARYGIVLGTGTRPSVPPIDGLADTPYWTNHQAIEAEQLPESLLVLGGGAIGLELAQVFARFGVRVTVVEAADRVLAVEEPEASEVAAQALRADGVTIETGVKAERVDHDGGTFTLHAGDRTFRADQLLVVTGRRAHLEELGLDTVQVDAQQRYLPVDERMHVTDGIWAVGDLTGEGAFTHIAMYQAAIVVADLLDHMRRTRGGPDASGTASVVGGAAGVVSAVGGAMSAGGSTVAPGSVPVADYRALPRVTFTDPEVGAVGLTEQQARDRGINVQVGYTDLTTSSRGWIHKTGNAGFVKLVADADQGVLVGATSVGPAGGEVLSGLVVAVHAAVPISQLRHMIYAYPTFHRAIEDALRNLK
- a CDS encoding crotonase/enoyl-CoA hydratase family protein; the protein is MGVRVAHAGPVTTVILDRPEARNAVDGPTARALADAFRAFEADPTAAVAVLWGAGGTFCSGADLKAIGTPRGNRVEPEGDGPMGPTRMRLSKPVIAAISGYAVAGGLELALWCDLRVAESDATLGVFCRRWGVPLIDGGTVRLPRLIGESRALDLILTGRPVPAAEAYAMGLVNRLVAPGEARAAAEELAAGIARHPQTCLRNDRAALLTGAGLPEPEAMATELAFGVESLVVDGGPGAARFAAGAGRHGAVPEDDVVPGSSVPPT
- a CDS encoding serine hydrolase domain-containing protein, which gives rise to MQARFAPVRDCFHDLFATGRETGAALTVRYDGTPVVELVGGTRAAVPPDAVVPAVGADRPWRPDTLVNVYSVGKPVVALCLLLLVDRGRVDLDAPVSAYWPEFRTPATVRQVLDHTAGLPAFPVPRPAEAVADWALLCADLAAAEPEWPPGSVAGEHAWTYGHLVGELVRRVDGRSVGRFLAEEIAGPWRLDLAFGLGPADQRRCADLSYADPGWPDVTRGEPGSLRARALDNPAGGRDVAVLNGPRWRAAEVPAVNLHATAPALARLYAGLLAGGTLDGVRLFGPDLVAEATRVQYDGPDLVLDRHAYWTLGMGWEPDGSWGMGGIGGSSAWADPARGYTFAYTTARLAGHDRVDDLVEALHSCL